One segment of Triticum aestivum cultivar Chinese Spring chromosome 2A, IWGSC CS RefSeq v2.1, whole genome shotgun sequence DNA contains the following:
- the LOC123190346 gene encoding E3 ubiquitin-protein ligase RNF14: MPPRKSWKPKGGSRGPAQRPHGKSAAAPYPNPAHEYPYDASAAAAAAEALERLDVSAAAEEDPPVETPPSPPQPEVPAPAPPSQPPVEASSSGSGSAAAGGGREEGALRRLRELVGIGREEVELTEEEVRANDQRQDDEICALEAIFGDTVVMLNRKEGQRTFQVHVHIEIPDGTGVSARLSFGAGTLNYKGAHDEDASDDLVYKFRVEHLPPILLTCLLPSSYPSHQPPFFTLSTEWLDKVMLSSLCHMLDMIWEEQLGMEVVYQWVQWLQSSSLSYLGFDNEIVLSKGDLTCVEDGGDNRACPDDAPPDLTIPRIIRYNDDKRHEAFLHGIHDCMICFSELPGVDFIKLPCHHFFCQKCMQTYCKMHVKEGTVVKLLCPDTKCEGVVPPNILKRLLGEDEFERWEGLLLQRTLDAMADVVYCPRCQTACLEDVGDEAVCSSCLFSFCTLCRERRHVGVECLSPEEKLIILERRQKSGQVKGDIQKVMDEVRSIKEILKDAKQCPRCKMAISKIEGCNKMTCWNCGRFFCYQCNAAISGYDHFKGDCVVFDQEEIDRWEMQMNQRQQRQVVAQAQAEIFEGEYGYPCPTCRNPIPKIGNNNHLYCWACQRHFCALCRKVVLKTSQHFGPRGCKQHTADD, from the exons ATGCCTCCTCGCAAGTCGTGGAAGCCCAAGGGCGGCAGCCGCGGCCCGGCGCAGAGGCCCCACGGGAAGTCCGCCGCCGCCCCATACCCTAACCCCGCCCACGAGTACCCCTACGACGcctcggcggccgccgccgccgcagaggcCCTGGAGCGCCTCGACGTCTCCGCGGCCGCCGAGGAGGATCCTCCGGTGGAGACGCCGCCGTCTCCTCCCCAGCCCGAGGTCCCCGCGCCGGCACCGCCGTCTCAGCCGCCGGTGGAGGCCTCGTCGTCTGGGTCTGGGAGCGCCGCGGCGGGTGGGGGCCGGGAGGAAGGGGCCCTGAGGAGGCTGCGGGAGCTGGTGGGGATTGGTCGGGAGGAGGTGGAGTTGACTGAGGAGGAGGTGCGTGCCAACGATCAGAGGCAGGACGACGAG ATATGTGCCCTGGAAGCAATTTTTGGCGACACTGTTGTCATGTTGAATAGAAAGGAAGGCCAGCGGACTTTCCAG GTTCACGTGCATATTGAGATCCCAGATGGCACAGGTGTATCGGCAAGGCTCAGTTTTGGTGCTGGAACACTAAATTATAAGGGAGCGCATGATGAAGATGCCTCTGATGATCTTGTTTACAAGTTTAGAGTTGAGCATTTACCTCCAATCCTGCTGACATGTCTCCTGCCTTCGTCATACCCGAGCCACCAGCCTCCCTTTTTCACTCTATCCACCGAATGGCTGGACAAAGTGATGCTTTCGTCATTATGTCACATGCTGGATATGATTTGGGAAGAGCAACTGGGCATGGAAGTAGTATATCAGTGGGTGCAATGGCTCCAAAGCTCTTCCCTTTCTTACTTAGGGTTTGATAATGAGATAGTTTTAAGCAAGGGTGATCTAACGTGTGTTGAAGATGGTGGGGATAACCGTGCTTGTCCAGATGATGCTCCACCTGATTTGACAATTCCAAGGATTATTAGATACAATGATGATAAGCGTCATGAAGCCTTTTTGCATGGTATCCATGACTGCATGATTTGTTTCAGCGAGCTTCCTG GTGTCGATTTCATCAAACTTCCATGCCACCATTTCTTTTGCCAGAAATGCATGCAAACATATTGCAAAATGCATGTCAAGGAGGGAACTGTAGTGAAGCTGCTGTGTCCTGATACAAAATGTGAAGGTGTTGTTCCTCCCAATATATTGAAAAGGCTGCTGGGGGAAGACGAGTTTGAACGTTGGGAAGGATTGCTTCTTCAGAGAACTCTTGACGCCATGGCTGATGTAGTTTATTGTCCGAGATGTCAAACTGCTTGCTTGGAAGATGTAGGTGATGAAGCTGTGTGCTCAAGTTGTTTATTCAGCTTCTGCACACTTTGTAGAGAGCGCCGTCATGTTGGGGTGGAATGTTTATCTCCAGAAGAAAAACTTATTATTTTGGAG AGACGTCAAAAGTCTGGGCAAGTTAAGGGAGATATCCAGAAGGTTATGGATGAAGTACGCAGCATCAAGGAAATTTTGAAGGATGCAAAACAGTGTCCACGATGCAAGATGGCTATATCTAAGATAGAAGGATGCAATAAGATGACCTGTTGGAACTGCGGGCGGTTCTTCTGCTACCAGTGTAATGCTGCAATCAGTGGATACGATCATTTCAA GGGTGATTGTGTGGTATTTGATCAGGAGGAAATTGATAGATGGGAAATGCAAATGAATCAAAGGCAACAACGCCAAGTAGTTGCGCAAGCGCAGGCTGAAATCTTCGAAGGAGAATATGGTTACCCATGTCCCACTTGCCGCAACCCAATTCCAAAG ATCGGAAACAACAACCATCTCTACTGCTGGGCATGCCAACGACACTTCTGTGCTCTGTGCCGGAAGGTTGTCCTCAAGACGTCGCAGCATTTTGGTCCCAGGGGATGCAAGCAACATACCGCAGACGACTGA